A genomic stretch from Amycolatopsis sp. 195334CR includes:
- a CDS encoding FAD-binding protein: MLVLPCRSTQDVVDAIGHAWGTGAHLVPRGGGHCFAGRSATDGIVLDLSGLNRITVADDGTATIGAGASLGRVYPALHARGRTIPAGCGATVGIAGLTLGGGIGLLGRRYGLTCDRLVRARVVLADGRVVDCDADREPDLFWALRGAGGGQFGVVTSLRFATVPEAVTTRIEAHWPGGEAELVAAWQEWAPKAPDEITANLLIDPTGATLLGAATLDRETTRDLLRGFTDRPVDLAEGVPFHQLKRTLADSDPVGPLRIRSEFFSRTMSFPTIESLVDGLTPAPTPRQLSFTAMGGAYNRVAGHTTAFAHRNEHFLLEHIAGEGDGWVDESWTTAHTEGSGRVYPNFPDLALENPATAYHADNLPRLAAIKKTYDPHQFFDFPQAIQGAQ; encoded by the coding sequence GTGCTCGTACTCCCCTGCCGCTCCACCCAGGACGTCGTCGACGCCATCGGCCACGCCTGGGGAACCGGGGCACACCTCGTGCCCCGCGGTGGCGGGCACTGCTTCGCCGGCCGGTCGGCCACGGACGGGATCGTGCTCGATCTGTCCGGTTTGAACCGGATCACCGTGGCGGACGACGGGACCGCCACGATCGGTGCCGGTGCCTCACTCGGCCGGGTGTACCCCGCGCTGCACGCGCGCGGGCGGACCATCCCGGCCGGGTGTGGCGCCACCGTCGGCATCGCGGGCCTCACCCTCGGCGGCGGGATCGGCCTGCTCGGCCGCCGGTACGGGCTGACCTGCGACCGGCTCGTCCGAGCACGGGTCGTGCTCGCGGACGGCCGGGTCGTGGACTGTGACGCCGACCGCGAACCGGACCTGTTCTGGGCGCTGCGGGGCGCGGGCGGCGGCCAGTTCGGGGTGGTCACGTCGCTGCGGTTCGCCACCGTGCCGGAGGCGGTGACCACGCGCATCGAGGCGCACTGGCCTGGTGGAGAAGCGGAACTGGTCGCCGCGTGGCAGGAATGGGCACCGAAGGCCCCCGACGAGATCACCGCCAACCTCCTGATCGACCCCACCGGCGCCACCCTTCTCGGCGCCGCCACGCTCGACCGGGAAACGACCCGCGACCTGCTGCGCGGGTTCACCGACCGGCCGGTCGACCTGGCCGAGGGCGTCCCGTTCCACCAGCTGAAGCGCACGCTGGCCGACTCGGATCCGGTCGGGCCCCTGCGCATCCGATCGGAGTTCTTCTCCCGCACCATGTCCTTCCCAACCATCGAGTCCCTTGTGGACGGACTAACCCCGGCGCCGACGCCGCGGCAGCTCTCGTTCACCGCGATGGGCGGGGCCTACAACCGGGTCGCCGGGCACACCACCGCGTTCGCACACCGGAACGAGCACTTCCTGCTCGAACACATCGCGGGCGAGGGCGACGGCTGGGTCGACGAGTCCTGGACCACCGCCCACACCGAAGGATCGGGCCGGGTCTACCCCAACTTCCCCGATCTCGCACTGGAAAACCCGGCAACGGCCTATCACGCGGACAACCTCCCCCGGCTGGCCGCGATCAAGAAAACCTACGACCCCCACCAGTTCTTCGACTTCCCGCAAGCCATCCAAGGAGCACAATGA
- a CDS encoding MFS transporter translates to MNTETTTRAGRREWVGLAVLALPTLLLSLDMSVLHLAVPHLAADLHPSGSQLLWIIDIYGFLIAGFLVTMGTLGDRIGRRKLLMAGGAAFGLASIAAAFATSPEMLIAARAVLGIAGATLMPSTLALISNMFQDARQRGTAIAVWMSCFMGGMVIGPVVGGALLEVAHWGAVFLLAVPVMVLLLVTAPKLLPEYRDEHAGRLDLVSVALWLGAVLPIVFGLKELAKDGPGAVNLAALVAGAVVGVVFVRRQRVIEHPMLDLSLFRDQKFAAALGIMLVGALTMGGVFLLVNQYLQLVEGLSSGEAGFALVPQAVAVVAGSMLAPRLAKRFRPEFVLGFGMLVAAGGMLLFTLIDAGQGLLLLVLGISVAAFGMGPQGVLCTEMVINSVPPRKAGAASAMSETTGEFGIAMGIALFGSIGTAVYRSEVDLPGQAGESLAGAVALGENSVLAAAREAFTSGLHTVATIGALIVVAFAVIGMTVLRKKPELVAA, encoded by the coding sequence ATGAACACGGAGACGACAACGCGAGCCGGGCGGCGGGAATGGGTTGGGCTGGCCGTGCTGGCGCTGCCGACCCTGCTGCTCTCGCTGGACATGAGCGTGCTGCACCTCGCGGTCCCGCACCTGGCCGCCGACCTGCACCCCAGCGGCAGCCAGCTGCTCTGGATCATCGACATCTACGGCTTCCTGATCGCCGGCTTCCTGGTCACCATGGGCACGCTCGGTGACCGGATCGGGCGGCGGAAGCTGCTGATGGCGGGCGGCGCCGCGTTCGGGCTGGCCTCGATCGCGGCGGCGTTCGCCACCAGCCCGGAGATGCTGATCGCGGCGCGGGCCGTGCTCGGGATCGCCGGGGCGACCCTGATGCCGTCGACGCTGGCGCTGATCAGCAACATGTTCCAGGACGCGCGCCAGCGCGGAACGGCGATCGCGGTGTGGATGAGCTGCTTCATGGGCGGCATGGTGATCGGCCCGGTGGTCGGCGGCGCGCTGCTGGAGGTCGCGCACTGGGGCGCGGTGTTCCTGCTGGCCGTACCGGTGATGGTGCTGTTGCTGGTCACCGCCCCGAAGCTGCTGCCGGAGTACCGCGACGAGCACGCCGGCCGGCTGGACCTGGTCAGCGTGGCGTTATGGCTCGGCGCGGTGCTGCCGATCGTGTTCGGGCTGAAGGAACTGGCGAAGGACGGGCCCGGCGCGGTCAACCTGGCGGCGCTGGTGGCCGGGGCGGTGGTCGGCGTGGTGTTCGTGCGGCGGCAGCGGGTGATCGAGCACCCGATGCTGGACCTGAGCCTGTTCCGCGACCAGAAGTTCGCCGCGGCGCTGGGCATCATGCTGGTCGGCGCGCTCACCATGGGCGGGGTTTTCCTGCTGGTCAACCAGTACCTGCAGCTGGTCGAAGGGCTGTCCTCGGGTGAAGCGGGGTTCGCGCTGGTGCCGCAGGCCGTCGCGGTGGTCGCCGGTTCGATGCTGGCGCCGAGGCTGGCCAAGCGGTTCCGGCCGGAGTTCGTGCTCGGCTTCGGCATGCTGGTCGCGGCGGGCGGCATGCTGCTGTTCACCCTGATCGACGCCGGGCAGGGGCTGCTGCTGCTGGTGCTGGGCATCTCGGTGGCGGCGTTCGGCATGGGCCCGCAGGGCGTGCTGTGCACCGAGATGGTGATCAACTCGGTGCCGCCGCGGAAGGCGGGCGCGGCCTCGGCCATGTCGGAGACCACCGGGGAATTCGGGATCGCCATGGGGATCGCGTTGTTCGGCAGCATCGGCACCGCGGTCTACCGGTCCGAAGTGGACCTTCCGGGCCAGGCGGGCGAGAGCCTCGCCGGTGCCGTGGCACTGGGTGAGAACTCGGTACTGGCGGCCGCGCGGGAGGCGTTCACCAGCGGCCTGCACACCGTCGCCACCATCGGCGCGCTCATCGTGGTGGCGTTCGCGGTGATCGGCATGACCGTGCTGCGCAAGAAGCCGGAGCTGGTCGCGGCCTAG
- a CDS encoding dihydrofolate reductase family protein, with protein MSKVVSAHSVSVDGYISGRPRDGEKEFGRGLGDAPMLFDWYFNGDTPSEVFDGFKLSEPSARFFDAAAARVGASVAGRTTYEHSSHFSGGSPHPTARLFVVSHRPVPEIGERQTLITSGVGDAVAAAREAAGDKDVALMGGGLVTEALKAGLVDEVILHQIPVLLGGGHSFFRELPQHVELRLLEAVPAPGVTHLRYEVVR; from the coding sequence ATGAGCAAGGTCGTCAGCGCCCATTCCGTCTCGGTCGACGGGTACATCAGCGGACGCCCCCGCGACGGCGAAAAGGAGTTCGGCCGCGGTCTCGGTGACGCGCCCATGCTCTTCGACTGGTACTTCAACGGGGACACGCCGAGCGAGGTCTTCGACGGGTTCAAGCTCAGCGAGCCCAGCGCCCGGTTCTTCGACGCCGCCGCGGCCCGCGTCGGCGCGAGCGTCGCCGGACGCACCACCTACGAGCACTCCAGCCACTTCAGCGGCGGCAGTCCACACCCGACCGCGAGACTCTTCGTGGTCAGCCACCGGCCCGTGCCCGAGATCGGCGAGCGGCAGACGCTGATCACCAGCGGCGTCGGGGACGCCGTCGCCGCGGCGCGCGAAGCCGCCGGGGACAAGGACGTCGCGCTGATGGGTGGCGGCCTGGTCACCGAGGCGCTCAAGGCCGGGCTCGTCGACGAGGTGATCCTGCACCAGATCCCGGTCCTGCTCGGTGGCGGGCACAGCTTCTTCCGCGAACTGCCCCAGCACGTGGAACTCCGCCTGCTGGAAGCCGTTCCGGCGCCGGGCGTGACCCACCTGCGCTACGAGGTGGTCCGATGA
- a CDS encoding serine hydrolase, translated as MDATIHGDERLAARLGELLGPRHPVAAAALVSAQGVAAAGCGAALDADFEIGSITKGITGLLYVDALDRGEIGRDTTLGELLPLGDAPVARVTLRSLSTHRSGLPRLPKSAHPLRRTIALWRHGTNPYGEDLGQLLQQARGVAVGKPRPRYSNFGFELLGHALAKAASTTYADLVHQRLAKPLDLDFSVPATAADLRPGALTGRSRRGHPREPWTGEAIGPAGGIRASITAMARFAAAVLDGSAPGTAALDPVDRFGAAGRIGAAWLTIRVKDRTVTWHNGGTGGFRTWLGFDRDAGTAAVILSATALPVDRQGFALLSGS; from the coding sequence ATGGACGCGACGATCCACGGTGACGAACGGCTGGCCGCCCGCCTCGGCGAGTTGCTGGGCCCGCGCCACCCGGTCGCCGCGGCGGCCCTGGTCTCGGCACAGGGCGTCGCGGCGGCGGGGTGTGGGGCCGCGCTCGATGCGGACTTCGAGATCGGCTCGATCACCAAGGGCATCACCGGCTTGCTCTACGTCGACGCGCTCGACCGCGGCGAGATCGGCCGGGACACCACGCTCGGCGAGTTGCTGCCACTCGGCGACGCCCCCGTCGCGCGGGTGACACTGCGTTCGCTGAGCACCCACCGCTCCGGCCTCCCCCGGCTGCCGAAGTCCGCGCATCCCTTGCGCCGCACCATCGCGCTGTGGCGGCACGGCACCAATCCCTACGGCGAGGACCTCGGGCAACTCCTGCAGCAGGCCCGGGGCGTGGCGGTGGGCAAACCGCGCCCCCGCTACTCCAACTTCGGGTTCGAACTGCTCGGTCACGCCCTCGCCAAGGCCGCCTCGACGACCTATGCCGACCTCGTCCACCAGCGCCTCGCGAAGCCGCTGGATCTCGATTTCTCCGTGCCCGCAACGGCCGCCGACCTCCGGCCGGGCGCGCTCACCGGCCGCAGCCGCCGAGGGCATCCGCGCGAACCCTGGACCGGTGAGGCGATCGGACCGGCCGGCGGCATCCGGGCCTCCATCACCGCCATGGCCCGCTTCGCCGCCGCGGTGCTCGACGGCAGCGCGCCGGGTACCGCGGCGCTCGACCCGGTCGACCGCTTCGGCGCGGCCGGACGGATCGGGGCCGCCTGGCTGACGATCCGGGTGAAGGACCGGACGGTCACCTGGCACAACGGCGGCACCGGTGGATTCCGCACCTGGCTCGGCTTCGACCGCGACGCCGGCACCGCCGCGGTCATCCTCTCGGCCACCGCCCTCCCGGTCGATCGCCAGGGATTCGCGCTGCTGTCCGGTAGCTGA
- a CDS encoding acyltransferase — MADEKRLAGLDGLRGIAVAGVLLFHAGHFGGGFLGVDLFFALSGFLITGLLLRNGTSLRAFWGRRVRRLLPALTVMLAGTTLAVWALGDKNLWHTALADGPWVQANLVNWHLLAESATYWNRFGPGRVFGHLWSIAVEEQFYLLWPVVVLFARSAKAVALIAAIASVLSLVLMLFLFSASDSTRVYTGTDTRTFSLLLGAMMATAPMTRLLSKVANRYVVGVLAGALAVFWLVADGESAHWLFRGGLFAHSLLAAVLVALCAQTPGAPVTRALDWAPLRWLGSVSYSLYLWHWPVFLILSEERLGLTGWARTAVVCAVSLALAVASKALVEDPIRFRARWARGRTGVAAFAAATVALAALWVAVPRPPVVQVDVTGLSLPGAPGTAAVVPVPRGEA, encoded by the coding sequence GTGGCAGATGAGAAAAGACTCGCGGGGCTGGACGGGCTCCGCGGTATCGCGGTCGCCGGAGTGCTGTTGTTCCACGCCGGGCACTTCGGCGGGGGTTTCCTCGGCGTGGACCTGTTCTTCGCGTTGTCCGGCTTCCTGATCACCGGGTTGTTGCTGCGAAACGGCACCTCACTGCGTGCGTTCTGGGGACGCCGAGTCCGGCGCCTGCTGCCCGCGCTGACGGTGATGCTCGCCGGCACCACGCTCGCGGTGTGGGCGCTGGGCGACAAGAACCTCTGGCACACGGCACTGGCCGACGGCCCGTGGGTCCAGGCGAACCTGGTGAACTGGCACCTCCTGGCCGAATCCGCCACCTACTGGAACCGGTTCGGCCCGGGACGGGTGTTCGGCCACCTGTGGAGCATCGCCGTCGAAGAGCAGTTCTACCTCCTGTGGCCGGTGGTCGTGCTGTTCGCCCGCTCGGCCAAGGCGGTCGCGCTGATCGCGGCGATCGCCTCGGTGCTTTCGCTCGTCCTGATGCTTTTCCTCTTCAGCGCCAGCGATTCCACCCGGGTCTACACCGGAACCGACACCAGGACGTTCTCCCTGCTGCTGGGCGCGATGATGGCCACCGCGCCGATGACCCGCCTACTGTCCAAAGTGGCCAATCGGTACGTCGTGGGGGTGCTGGCCGGTGCGCTCGCGGTGTTCTGGCTGGTCGCGGACGGCGAGAGCGCGCACTGGTTGTTCCGCGGCGGGTTGTTCGCGCACTCCCTGCTCGCGGCGGTGCTGGTCGCCCTTTGCGCGCAAACACCCGGCGCGCCCGTGACGCGCGCGCTCGACTGGGCGCCGTTGCGCTGGCTCGGCTCGGTGTCCTACAGCCTCTACCTCTGGCACTGGCCGGTTTTCCTGATCCTGTCCGAAGAACGGCTCGGCCTGACGGGCTGGGCACGCACGGCCGTCGTGTGCGCGGTGTCGCTCGCGCTCGCCGTGGCGTCGAAGGCGCTGGTCGAGGACCCGATCCGGTTCCGCGCGCGCTGGGCCCGCGGCCGCACCGGGGTGGCCGCCTTCGCCGCCGCCACGGTCGCGCTCGCCGCGTTGTGGGTCGCGGTGCCCCGGCCCCCGGTCGTCCAGGTCGACGTGACCGGCCTCAGCCTGCCGGGAGCACCGGGCACCGCCGCGGTGGTGCCGGTTCCGCGTGGGGAAGCGTGA
- a CDS encoding NAD(P)-dependent oxidoreductase has protein sequence MILVTGGLGMIGAHTARALTDLGQEVVVTAHRRTGVPSFLAGRVTVEPLDVTDRDAFLKLGERYEINDIVHLAGSIPGDDPVAYFRTDTTGLLNALDAARAWGVRRFAVAASLGAYLGRPEIPWHEDLALPTAELPHLIIAFKKAVEPLTTHSLRDTGVQPVVLRIGTIWGPLVDPESPFFHIPSYVSAALRGEEPPPLHADDGGDRCYAPDAGRAIALLVTAETLRHHTYNVSSGVPATNRQFAEALRRHTPGLRLDLLPGREHGPGEDPYLDITRLTEDTGFTPAFDVDAAVADYVAWRRAQPR, from the coding sequence ATGATCCTGGTCACCGGTGGCCTCGGCATGATCGGCGCCCACACCGCCCGCGCCCTCACCGATCTGGGGCAGGAGGTGGTGGTGACCGCCCACCGGCGGACCGGGGTGCCCTCGTTCCTGGCGGGCCGGGTGACCGTGGAACCCCTCGACGTCACCGACCGGGACGCCTTCCTGAAGCTCGGCGAGCGTTACGAGATCAATGACATCGTCCACCTCGCGGGCAGCATTCCCGGCGACGATCCGGTGGCCTACTTCCGCACGGACACCACGGGCCTGCTCAACGCGCTGGACGCGGCCCGCGCCTGGGGCGTGCGCCGGTTCGCCGTCGCGGCCAGCCTCGGCGCGTACCTCGGCAGGCCGGAGATCCCCTGGCACGAGGACCTGGCGCTGCCCACCGCGGAGCTGCCGCACCTGATCATCGCGTTCAAGAAGGCCGTCGAACCGCTGACCACGCACAGCCTGCGGGACACCGGGGTGCAGCCGGTCGTGCTCCGGATCGGGACCATCTGGGGGCCGCTCGTCGATCCCGAGTCGCCGTTCTTCCACATCCCGTCCTACGTCAGCGCCGCGCTGCGGGGCGAGGAGCCACCACCCCTGCACGCCGACGACGGCGGCGACCGCTGCTACGCCCCCGACGCGGGCCGGGCGATCGCCCTGCTGGTGACCGCGGAAACGCTGCGGCACCACACCTACAACGTGTCGAGCGGGGTTCCGGCGACGAACCGCCAGTTCGCCGAGGCGCTCCGGCGGCATACGCCCGGCCTGCGCCTGGACCTGCTGCCGGGCCGCGAGCACGGGCCCGGCGAGGACCCGTACCTCGACATCACCCGCCTCACCGAGGACACCGGCTTCACCCCGGCCTTCGATGTGGACGCCGCGGTCGCGGACTACGTGGCCTGGCGCCGGGCCCAGCCACGCTGA